One part of the Clostridium thermosuccinogenes genome encodes these proteins:
- a CDS encoding helix-turn-helix domain-containing protein has protein sequence MSLNQPPLVGKNIQNQRKQKGYSLDELAKRSGVSKSMLSQIEQDKANPTVVTVWKIAHALDLPMQELLESASDNIIEVIRSDDAPIIYSEDKLCKIRINSPLHMTDNLELYQMIFKPGGKNVSMPHYPKAEEFLTVIEGKFKVTSGEYSAILQKGDTGRYRADIEHAIENISGGEAEAYLVVWFPK, from the coding sequence ATGAGTTTAAACCAGCCACCCCTGGTGGGTAAAAATATTCAAAATCAGAGAAAGCAAAAAGGATATAGCCTGGATGAGCTGGCAAAACGTTCGGGTGTTTCCAAGTCCATGCTCTCCCAAATTGAGCAGGATAAAGCAAACCCAACGGTAGTAACCGTTTGGAAAATAGCTCATGCCCTTGATTTGCCGATGCAGGAGCTTTTAGAATCCGCATCGGACAATATTATTGAAGTTATCCGGTCCGACGATGCGCCTATCATATACTCCGAGGACAAACTATGTAAAATCCGGATAAACTCACCACTGCACATGACTGATAATCTTGAGCTGTATCAGATGATATTCAAACCCGGAGGAAAGAATGTCTCCATGCCCCATTATCCAAAGGCCGAAGAATTTTTGACCGTGATTGAGGGAAAGTTTAAAGTCACCTCCGGGGAATATTCCGCAATACTTCAAAAGGGTGATACCGGCAGGTATCGCGCGGATATCGAACATGCCATAGAGAATATATCCGGGGGAGAAGCAGAAGCATATCTGGTGGTGTGGTTTCCCAAATAA
- the tdh gene encoding L-threonine 3-dehydrogenase, which yields MKALVKKYREPGIWLDDVPIPEIGINDVLIKVHMTSICGTDIHIYKWNEWAQKTIPTPMTIGHEFVGTIVDMGSNVHDFKIGDIVSGEGHIVCGRCRNCLAGRRHLCRETKGVGVNRPGAFTEYLAIPVTNVWHCDPSIPMELFSCFDPFGNAVHTALAFNVLGEDVLITGAGPIGIMAAAVAKHAGARYVVITDVNPYRLELAKKVGVTRALNVATDSIEETMKELGMKEGFDVGLEMSGSSSAFNSMVDVMCHGGKIAMLGLQEPGTVIDWDKVVFNGLTIKGIYGREMYETWYKMTVMLQSGLDITPVITHKFKYTDYQKAFDIMASGNSGKVILEWV from the coding sequence ATGAAGGCTTTAGTCAAAAAATACCGGGAGCCCGGAATATGGCTCGATGATGTTCCGATACCGGAGATAGGCATAAACGATGTCCTGATAAAAGTACATATGACCTCGATATGCGGTACGGACATACATATTTACAAATGGAATGAGTGGGCGCAGAAGACGATCCCGACGCCGATGACCATTGGGCATGAGTTTGTGGGAACCATTGTGGACATGGGAAGCAATGTGCATGATTTCAAAATTGGCGACATAGTGTCGGGGGAAGGGCATATAGTGTGCGGACGATGCAGGAACTGTCTGGCCGGAAGGAGGCATCTTTGCAGAGAAACCAAGGGTGTTGGCGTGAACCGTCCCGGAGCATTCACCGAATACCTTGCCATACCGGTGACCAATGTATGGCACTGCGATCCGTCAATACCGATGGAGCTTTTCAGTTGTTTTGATCCCTTCGGCAACGCTGTACATACTGCCCTGGCCTTTAATGTCCTGGGTGAAGATGTGCTCATAACAGGGGCAGGGCCTATAGGAATCATGGCTGCAGCGGTGGCAAAGCATGCAGGAGCGAGATATGTGGTTATTACTGATGTAAATCCTTACCGCCTGGAGCTGGCTAAAAAGGTCGGAGTCACAAGAGCCTTGAATGTTGCTACCGATTCCATCGAAGAGACAATGAAAGAGCTGGGCATGAAGGAAGGCTTTGATGTTGGCCTGGAAATGTCAGGCAGCAGCAGTGCTTTCAACAGCATGGTGGACGTAATGTGCCACGGGGGCAAGATTGCAATGCTCGGTCTGCAGGAACCCGGCACGGTGATAGACTGGGACAAGGTGGTCTTTAACGGGCTTACCATTAAGGGTATTTACGGGCGTGAAATGTATGAAACCTGGTATAAGATGACGGTCATGCTCCAGTCAGGCCTTGATATTACACCGGTGATCACCCATAAATTCAAATACACCGATTATCAAAAAGCCTTTGATATAATGGCTTCAGGTAACTCAGGCAAAGTAATACTGGAATGGGTTTAA
- a CDS encoding LTA synthase family protein, translating into MVPAFFFVLLNVLKITIFNFYIIPAGTVGAFLYKFAITFLLSVIVYLPIFKFRSRIFLIAFYVLQSVYIFANLAYYLFFRSYLQIAQSILLLKEGADAAGHFSIPKNPILCIVLIDLPLFIYIMFTYRKVSMLYKRLKPSGRALIAAAVLVLLLTEGYNYAFGYSLIHLAREYTDREHQIIERYGTLVNCFINYSNSSDEEKLIRNFIYGKTRSSPGRKGTPGNIVVIQVESMDSNIINKKYKGEYITPFLNSLSRENIYYPYVLSYHKAGGTSDCEFSTINSLEPLNDFPSIKLKSYMYPNSFLKVLNNHNYATAAFHGNVGSYFSRSSAYSRMGFGEFDDMMAMGLKHVGWGAPDKDVFKHAINKTAGLKQPFLTYTITMTSHGPFTNALNYYKSKRYDDVSNEVVRNYFNTFSYVDEAIKDYVTHILKNFSNTYIFIWGDHTPNINTDEYMQASFIEDSKYFEFVPLIIITPDKIRYTETKKAASFLDIAPTILEASGVPYEIKTDGINLLDFNEEGGKIPYRGRDYDRTYLYDRVAGR; encoded by the coding sequence ATGGTGCCGGCATTTTTCTTTGTTCTTTTAAACGTGCTTAAGATTACCATATTTAATTTTTACATAATACCTGCCGGTACTGTCGGTGCCTTTTTATACAAATTTGCAATCACTTTTTTGCTGTCTGTGATTGTGTATCTGCCTATTTTTAAATTCAGGAGCCGGATTTTCCTGATCGCCTTCTATGTTTTGCAAAGCGTTTATATTTTTGCAAACCTGGCCTACTACCTGTTTTTCCGCTCCTATCTTCAGATCGCCCAGTCAATTTTATTACTGAAGGAAGGAGCCGATGCTGCCGGGCATTTCTCAATTCCTAAAAACCCGATATTATGTATTGTATTAATCGATCTTCCCCTTTTTATTTACATAATGTTCACATACCGAAAGGTATCGATGCTTTATAAAAGGCTTAAACCATCGGGCAGAGCATTGATAGCTGCGGCTGTTCTGGTACTGCTGCTGACCGAGGGTTATAATTACGCGTTCGGATATTCGCTTATTCACCTGGCAAGGGAGTATACCGATAGAGAGCATCAAATAATTGAAAGATACGGCACATTGGTGAACTGCTTTATAAATTACAGCAACAGCTCTGATGAAGAAAAGCTGATAAGAAATTTCATATACGGGAAAACCAGGTCATCCCCTGGCAGGAAAGGCACCCCCGGCAATATAGTGGTCATTCAGGTGGAGTCAATGGATTCCAATATAATCAACAAAAAATACAAGGGTGAGTACATAACACCGTTTTTGAACTCCTTATCCAGGGAAAACATATATTACCCTTATGTCCTAAGCTACCACAAAGCCGGAGGAACTTCCGACTGCGAATTCTCCACAATCAACAGCTTGGAACCTTTGAACGATTTCCCGTCAATAAAGCTGAAGAGCTATATGTATCCGAACTCATTTCTAAAGGTATTGAACAATCATAATTATGCCACCGCAGCTTTCCACGGGAATGTCGGCAGCTATTTCAGCCGCAGTTCTGCTTACTCCCGCATGGGGTTTGGCGAATTTGACGACATGATGGCAATGGGATTAAAGCATGTGGGTTGGGGAGCTCCCGACAAGGATGTGTTCAAGCATGCCATAAATAAGACCGCCGGCTTAAAGCAGCCTTTTCTTACTTATACAATAACCATGACCAGTCACGGCCCCTTTACAAATGCCCTGAATTACTACAAAAGCAAGCGGTATGACGATGTTTCAAATGAAGTGGTCAGAAATTACTTCAATACTTTTTCCTATGTGGACGAAGCAATCAAAGATTATGTGACCCATATACTGAAGAATTTTAGCAACACCTACATTTTCATATGGGGAGACCATACTCCAAATATTAATACGGACGAATATATGCAGGCTTCCTTTATCGAAGACAGCAAGTATTTTGAATTTGTGCCCCTAATAATCATCACACCGGACAAAATAAGGTATACGGAGACAAAAAAGGCGGCATCCTTCCTGGATATCGCTCCTACCATCCTGGAAGCATCGGGAGTGCCCTACGAAATCAAAACCGACGGCATAAACCTGCTGGATTTTAATGAGGAGGGTGGCAAAATACCCTACAGGGGAAGGGATTATGACAGGACCTACCTGTATGATAGGGTGGCAGGAAGGTAA
- a CDS encoding peptidoglycan D,D-transpeptidase FtsI family protein, with protein sequence MKEDRKVIHILIVMSVLFLSLVVYLTYFELFVKDRIITNSYNQRQWEAEEDTIRGRILDKNGIVLADSPKTEDGWKRTYPHGSLYSHVIGYNSRTYGKSMLEASYNDYLLGSERGIFDFGNRDESGMRYGDDVYLTLDHELQKLASQLLGDRNGAVVAMNPKTGEILALVSKPAFDPNEDKLSANWQAMVESEDAIFLPRATQGLYTPGSTYKTVISAGALENGMEDLVIEDKGTVTIDGKPFSNTGKKAYGKIDMKKALAVSSNVFFSQVGVELGENVLRSLADRFGLGKDIPFEIPVTKSRFPYDSMGKTDMASVAIGQGKLQVTPLHMAMITSCIANNGVMMKPYMVSRVVSHDGDEIKVTEPSVLYNVMSTQTAGAIKLMMREVVKSGTGKSAAIEGVNVAGKTGSAENELTAEGEAKNHAWFISFAPVENPKIAVAVILEYSGTTGGGSAAPIARELMKAYLKK encoded by the coding sequence ATGAAGGAAGATAGAAAGGTCATTCATATATTGATTGTAATGAGCGTTCTGTTTTTAAGCCTCGTAGTATATCTCACCTATTTCGAGCTTTTTGTAAAGGACAGGATTATCACAAATTCCTACAACCAAAGGCAGTGGGAAGCAGAGGAAGATACCATACGGGGCAGGATTTTGGACAAAAATGGCATCGTGCTGGCTGACAGTCCAAAAACCGAGGACGGTTGGAAGCGCACCTATCCCCATGGGTCACTGTACAGCCATGTGATAGGCTATAATTCCAGAACTTATGGGAAATCCATGCTGGAAGCTTCATATAATGACTATCTGTTGGGCAGCGAAAGAGGCATATTCGATTTTGGCAACCGGGATGAATCCGGCATGAGATATGGAGATGATGTTTATCTTACACTGGACCATGAACTGCAGAAATTGGCAAGTCAGCTGTTGGGAGACAGAAATGGGGCAGTGGTTGCGATGAACCCAAAAACCGGAGAAATATTGGCTTTGGTGAGCAAGCCTGCCTTTGACCCCAACGAAGATAAGCTCAGTGCCAACTGGCAGGCCATGGTGGAGTCGGAGGATGCGATATTCCTTCCCCGTGCCACCCAGGGCCTTTATACGCCGGGTTCAACCTACAAAACCGTGATAAGCGCCGGAGCTTTGGAAAACGGGATGGAAGACCTTGTAATAGAAGACAAAGGTACTGTCACCATAGATGGAAAACCCTTTTCCAATACCGGAAAAAAAGCCTATGGAAAAATAGATATGAAAAAAGCTTTAGCCGTATCCAGCAATGTTTTCTTTTCCCAGGTGGGAGTTGAGCTGGGGGAAAACGTCTTGAGGAGTCTTGCCGACAGATTCGGGCTGGGAAAGGATATACCTTTTGAAATCCCTGTCACCAAAAGCCGTTTTCCCTATGACAGCATGGGAAAAACGGATATGGCATCGGTCGCTATAGGACAGGGCAAACTCCAGGTCACACCTCTGCATATGGCTATGATAACATCATGCATTGCCAACAATGGAGTTATGATGAAGCCTTACATGGTGAGCCGAGTTGTATCCCATGACGGAGATGAAATAAAAGTGACGGAACCATCGGTTCTGTACAATGTGATGTCCACTCAGACGGCAGGAGCCATCAAGCTGATGATGCGCGAGGTGGTAAAGTCGGGAACGGGTAAATCTGCAGCCATAGAAGGGGTGAATGTGGCCGGGAAAACCGGATCGGCAGAAAACGAGCTGACGGCAGAGGGAGAAGCCAAGAACCATGCCTGGTTTATTTCTTTTGCGCCGGTGGAGAATCCAAAGATAGCTGTCGCTGTAATCCTTGAATACAGTGGTACTACCGGAGGAGGATCAGCCGCCCCGATAGCCAGGGAGTTGATGAAGGCCTATTTGAAAAAATGA
- a CDS encoding glycine C-acetyltransferase has translation MSKKALEFYRSELEDIKKSGLWKDERPILGPQGMRIDVQGKKGILNMCANNYLGFSNHPDIVAAAKKSYDEWGFGLSSVRFICGTQDIHKKLEKKLSEFLGTEDTILYSSCFDANGGLFETLLSEQDAIISDELNHASIIDGIRLCKAARYRYKNNDMESLEEKLKEAQNARFRLIATDGVFSMDGIIANLKGICDLADKYDALVMVDDSHAVGFMGENGRGTPEYCGVSDRVDIITGTLGKALGGASGGYTSGRKEIIDLLRQRSRPYLFSNTLSPAIVYASLKVLELLSESSELRDRLKENTMYFRRKMTEAGFNITEGVHPIVPVMLGDAVLAQEMAKKLMEKGVYAVGFFYPVVPKGKARIRTQISAAHSKEDLDFAIHAFREAAEELGIL, from the coding sequence ATGTCGAAAAAGGCTTTAGAATTTTACAGGTCCGAGCTGGAAGACATAAAAAAGAGCGGGCTTTGGAAGGATGAGCGTCCAATACTAGGGCCCCAGGGAATGAGAATTGATGTGCAGGGAAAAAAGGGAATCCTCAATATGTGCGCCAACAACTACCTGGGATTTTCCAATCATCCCGATATTGTGGCAGCCGCCAAAAAGAGCTATGACGAGTGGGGATTCGGGCTGTCTTCAGTGCGCTTTATCTGCGGAACACAGGATATCCATAAAAAGCTTGAGAAGAAGCTGTCGGAGTTTTTAGGCACGGAGGACACAATATTGTACAGCTCTTGTTTTGATGCCAACGGAGGGCTTTTTGAGACACTGCTGTCGGAGCAGGATGCTATAATCAGCGATGAGTTGAATCATGCCAGCATAATCGATGGTATCAGGCTTTGCAAGGCTGCCCGGTACAGATATAAGAACAATGATATGGAAAGCCTCGAGGAAAAGCTTAAAGAAGCGCAGAATGCCCGTTTCAGGCTGATTGCTACCGACGGAGTATTTTCAATGGACGGAATTATTGCTAATTTGAAGGGTATTTGCGATCTGGCCGACAAATATGATGCCCTGGTAATGGTAGACGATAGCCATGCCGTAGGCTTCATGGGAGAAAATGGCCGGGGAACTCCCGAATACTGCGGGGTTTCCGATAGGGTAGACATAATCACCGGCACCCTGGGGAAAGCCCTCGGGGGAGCCAGCGGTGGCTATACCAGCGGCAGAAAAGAAATCATAGACCTTTTAAGGCAGCGCTCCAGGCCTTACCTGTTTTCAAATACCCTGTCTCCTGCCATAGTCTATGCATCGCTGAAGGTTCTGGAACTTCTGTCGGAATCCTCTGAACTGCGAGACAGGCTTAAGGAGAACACCATGTATTTCAGAAGAAAAATGACCGAAGCTGGCTTTAATATAACAGAAGGCGTGCATCCGATTGTGCCTGTCATGCTGGGAGATGCGGTGCTGGCGCAGGAAATGGCTAAAAAGCTTATGGAAAAGGGAGTCTATGCGGTTGGTTTCTTCTACCCTGTGGTGCCTAAAGGAAAGGCGAGAATAAGGACTCAGATCTCCGCAGCTCATTCCAAAGAGGACCTGGATTTTGCAATTCATGCCTTCCGTGAAGCCGCAGAGGAATTGGGCATTTTGTAA
- a CDS encoding arylamine N-acetyltransferase family protein, with translation MANPTYPQSECCVQKYLERIGYNGPLDGSARTLSALQEAHVHAVPYENLDILMGRKLSLEIPDLYQKIVVRRRGGYCFELNGLFGWLLRELSYPVTDYFARFLRDETTIPMRRHRVLRVEAEGQTYICDVGVGGPSPARPLLLVEGLEQRQGDEAYRFQKDPLLGWVVQEFRHGEWSPYYSFTEDPQLPVDFVATNYYCENSPDSIFRKEAMISIRTVEGRNTVAGKEFRIFNRDGVKTFIPETEEAYKVALSKYFGIVLD, from the coding sequence ATGGCAAATCCTACCTATCCCCAAAGTGAATGCTGTGTACAGAAATATTTGGAACGCATAGGATATAACGGACCGCTGGATGGTAGTGCCCGGACATTGTCGGCACTGCAGGAGGCTCATGTACATGCCGTACCTTACGAAAATCTGGACATACTCATGGGACGCAAGCTATCTCTGGAAATCCCCGATCTTTATCAAAAAATAGTCGTCCGCAGGCGTGGCGGGTACTGTTTTGAACTCAACGGCCTGTTCGGATGGCTGCTTCGCGAGCTTTCCTATCCGGTAACCGATTATTTCGCACGGTTTTTAAGGGATGAAACAACCATCCCCATGCGCAGGCACAGAGTACTGAGAGTAGAAGCTGAAGGTCAAACCTATATATGCGACGTGGGTGTTGGAGGTCCTTCTCCGGCTCGTCCGTTGCTTCTGGTGGAAGGCTTGGAGCAAAGGCAAGGAGACGAAGCCTACCGCTTCCAAAAAGATCCCCTGCTGGGATGGGTAGTGCAAGAATTTCGTCATGGGGAGTGGTCGCCCTATTATTCCTTCACTGAAGATCCCCAGCTTCCCGTGGATTTTGTAGCAACCAATTACTACTGTGAAAACTCACCCGATTCCATATTCAGAAAGGAAGCCATGATTTCCATAAGAACTGTGGAGGGACGTAACACCGTGGCAGGAAAGGAATTTCGTATTTTTAACCGGGATGGTGTAAAGACCTTTATTCCTGAAACCGAAGAAGCATACAAAGTAGCATTGAGCAAATATTTTGGCATCGTGCTGGATTAG
- a CDS encoding FHA domain-containing protein yields MYEILSSIMKYIFITIIYLFIYGIIRLIYLDISSMGAKGKHGMKKGKNLPYIKLINRREDLGFKVEETYTLDGNMELGRSNKNDIVIKDPYVSGKHVRFTVHDGRTSMQDLNSTNGSFVNGERLGRDPVYLRDGDKIHIGQMDFLYVEN; encoded by the coding sequence TTGTACGAGATATTGTCGTCGATAATGAAATATATTTTTATCACTATCATCTACCTGTTTATATATGGCATCATACGCCTTATATACCTTGATATAAGCTCAATGGGAGCGAAAGGAAAGCATGGCATGAAAAAGGGAAAGAACCTCCCATATATCAAGCTGATAAACAGGAGAGAGGATCTTGGATTTAAGGTTGAGGAAACATATACCTTGGATGGGAACATGGAGCTGGGCCGGTCCAATAAAAATGACATTGTCATAAAAGACCCTTATGTGTCAGGCAAGCATGTGAGATTTACCGTACATGACGGGAGAACCTCCATGCAGGATTTGAACAGTACCAATGGTTCCTTTGTCAATGGTGAGAGGTTGGGAAGGGATCCGGTATATTTAAGAGATGGTGATAAAATACATATAGGCCAGATGGATTTTCTGTATGTTGAGAATTAG
- a CDS encoding uroporphyrinogen decarboxylase family protein — translation MAITPCRPKWKGTMTDRERFNNQMHYKAVDRCFNMEFGYWDENFKEWDIFVENGIKNNWEADLFFNFDKISVIGGNVWMSPGFPNEVVEERENTRIIMNSDGLLAEVPKDGHDTIPHYIKPTVVTPEDWKRCKEERFRRDDPARKVDIEKLKKIHPADRDYPLGVDCGSMIGKIRDMLTFEGLAYACYDYPDMVEDMVETCCVLVEDFLDQVLPHFDFDFASGWEDICFKNGPIVTVDFFKNVVMPRYKRISKKLREHGIDIWYIDCDGDVRPILPYFLEGGVNCLFPFEVNGCAHPAELLSKYEGELRIMGGVDKIQLGAGREAIKAYLETLVPLVEKGGYIPFCDHRCPPNVKPQDYLYYLDLKEKMFGMK, via the coding sequence ATGGCCATTACACCTTGCAGACCAAAGTGGAAAGGTACTATGACCGACAGGGAAAGGTTTAACAACCAGATGCACTATAAAGCGGTGGACCGCTGCTTCAATATGGAATTCGGCTATTGGGATGAGAATTTTAAGGAATGGGACATATTTGTCGAAAATGGAATAAAGAACAATTGGGAAGCGGACTTGTTTTTCAACTTCGATAAAATTTCCGTAATAGGCGGGAATGTATGGATGAGCCCGGGATTTCCCAACGAGGTGGTAGAGGAACGGGAAAATACCAGGATAATAATGAATTCCGACGGTCTGCTGGCAGAGGTTCCAAAGGACGGCCATGATACGATACCCCATTACATAAAGCCTACAGTAGTTACTCCGGAGGATTGGAAAAGGTGCAAGGAAGAACGTTTTCGGAGGGATGACCCTGCAAGAAAAGTTGATATTGAAAAGCTGAAGAAGATCCATCCTGCCGATCGTGACTATCCGTTGGGCGTGGACTGTGGATCGATGATAGGAAAGATCCGGGATATGCTCACTTTTGAAGGCCTGGCTTATGCATGCTATGATTATCCCGACATGGTGGAGGATATGGTGGAAACCTGCTGTGTGCTGGTGGAGGATTTCCTGGACCAGGTTCTTCCTCATTTTGATTTTGACTTTGCATCAGGCTGGGAAGATATCTGCTTTAAGAACGGACCTATCGTTACGGTAGATTTCTTCAAAAACGTTGTGATGCCACGGTATAAAAGGATCAGCAAAAAGCTCCGTGAACATGGGATAGACATCTGGTATATAGATTGCGACGGCGATGTAAGGCCAATTCTTCCATACTTTTTGGAAGGAGGAGTCAACTGCCTGTTTCCTTTTGAAGTAAACGGATGTGCCCACCCGGCAGAGCTTCTTTCAAAGTATGAAGGTGAATTGAGAATTATGGGCGGTGTGGATAAAATACAGCTGGGTGCCGGACGGGAGGCAATAAAAGCATATCTGGAAACCCTTGTTCCGCTGGTGGAAAAGGGAGGGTACATACCGTTCTGTGACCACAGATGCCCGCCGAATGTAAAACCTCAAGATTATCTGTACTATCTGGATTTGAAGGAAAAAATGTTCGGAATGAAATAA
- a CDS encoding FtsW/RodA/SpoVE family cell cycle protein: MLIASYKRPVSLVVLADILAFGLLFFYREPHDFYILGAGLLIITLIAGTYLFIVKKELGDEYLFLIVSMLASVGFIMIYRLNRGLGFKQIVWFSGGIVLFFLSYFIYIRIKIWNKLMYAYAFASFGLFLVTLVFGSNIKGSTNWIVIKGFSFQPSELIKILFIFTLACYLTHSEQIFLNALTLKLKQIKIKGRIALMAIVYMFMGFLVMQRDWGTALLFFIIYITMMYVFDADMKFLLLNVIIAALGGTAGYFALYHIRVRVVTWLNPWADIAGKGYQITQSLFAIGSGGFFGTGLGMGRPDYIPEVTTDFIFSAICEEMGIFGGVAVILLYFLLAYRGIKIVLKTGDTFKKAVALGITCMFGFQTFIIIGGVIKLIPLTGITLPFISYGGSSLTTSFIQLGILEAVSREGGQDEGSISDEGR, translated from the coding sequence ATGCTGATCGCCAGCTACAAAAGGCCTGTCAGCCTGGTGGTGCTTGCTGATATCCTGGCTTTCGGGCTGCTGTTTTTTTATAGGGAGCCCCATGACTTTTATATATTAGGTGCCGGTCTTTTGATAATAACTTTGATAGCAGGCACTTACCTTTTTATAGTTAAGAAGGAACTGGGAGATGAATATCTGTTCTTAATAGTTTCCATGCTGGCAAGTGTTGGATTTATTATGATTTACCGGTTAAATCGAGGACTTGGGTTTAAGCAGATAGTATGGTTTTCCGGAGGAATTGTCCTGTTCTTTCTAAGCTATTTTATATATATCAGGATTAAGATATGGAATAAGCTGATGTATGCCTATGCTTTTGCTTCTTTTGGCCTTTTCCTGGTTACTTTGGTGTTTGGAAGCAATATAAAAGGTTCCACCAACTGGATAGTCATAAAAGGCTTCAGTTTTCAGCCATCGGAACTTATAAAAATACTTTTTATATTTACACTGGCATGCTATTTAACCCACTCGGAGCAGATATTTTTGAATGCCCTGACCTTAAAACTTAAACAGATAAAGATAAAGGGCAGGATAGCCCTCATGGCAATTGTATATATGTTTATGGGTTTTCTTGTGATGCAGAGGGACTGGGGAACGGCGCTGCTGTTCTTTATAATATACATTACCATGATGTATGTTTTTGACGCCGATATGAAGTTTTTGCTTCTAAATGTGATAATTGCGGCTTTAGGAGGGACAGCCGGATATTTTGCACTGTATCACATAAGGGTTCGTGTTGTAACATGGCTGAATCCCTGGGCCGATATTGCAGGAAAAGGTTATCAGATCACCCAATCCCTGTTTGCCATAGGGTCCGGCGGCTTTTTCGGAACAGGGCTGGGTATGGGCAGGCCGGATTATATCCCGGAAGTCACAACGGATTTCATATTCTCGGCCATATGTGAGGAGATGGGAATATTCGGAGGAGTGGCCGTCATTCTGCTGTATTTCCTGCTGGCTTACAGGGGGATTAAAATCGTGCTCAAAACCGGAGATACTTTCAAAAAGGCGGTAGCTTTGGGAATAACGTGTATGTTTGGTTTTCAGACATTTATCATCATTGGAGGAGTAATAAAGCTCATTCCCCTGACAGGAATAACTCTTCCTTTTATCAGCTATGGGGGAAGTTCTCTTACGACGAGCTTTATTCAGTTAGGGATTCTGGAAGCCGTGTCAAGAGAAGGCGGACAGGATGAAGGGAGCATTTCGGATGAAGGAAGATAG